The following coding sequences lie in one Myxococcus xanthus genomic window:
- a CDS encoding transposase produces the protein MVHTFAAINVITGAVTNRLSGSCVGTRRKDGLSKTKRMQVAFAHHLLDIARAYPADEYPEVVIVIDNAPWHRGRPVDWALRRYPHLTLYRLPPYSPQLQPVERLWRPLRGRTTHNLLFDEMTELQDSLRLGLTYYRARPQAVLKLLGSLWNPTTSAEA, from the coding sequence GTGGTGCACACGTTTGCCGCCATCAACGTCATCACCGGTGCGGTGACCAACCGCCTCTCTGGCAGCTGCGTTGGCACTCGCCGCAAGGACGGCCTGTCCAAGACGAAGCGGATGCAGGTGGCCTTTGCGCACCACCTGCTCGACATCGCCCGCGCCTACCCAGCCGACGAGTACCCGGAGGTAGTCATTGTCATCGACAACGCGCCCTGGCACCGGGGGCGGCCCGTGGACTGGGCTTTGCGGCGCTACCCTCACCTGACGCTGTATCGGCTGCCACCCTACAGCCCGCAGCTTCAGCCTGTTGAGCGGCTGTGGCGCCCTCTGCGCGGACGCACCACTCACAACCTTCTCTTCGACGAGATGACCGAGCTTCAGGACTCGTTACGCTTGGGGCTCACCTACTATCGTGCGCGGCCCCAGGCGGTGCTCAAGCTTCTCGGCTCTCTCTGGAACCCGACCACATCAGCCGAGGCGTGA
- a CDS encoding Uma2 family endonuclease, which translates to MIQEPSAGAVREERDTGMGHETKRPATYEDLVALPEHQVGQIIDGELIAQPRPASRHARASFRLGGELYSPFERGRGGPGGWHLLDEPELHLGADVLVPDLAGWRRDRMPEVPDTPYFTLSPDWVCEVLSPSTAALDRSRKKRIYAREGVGHVWLVDPQARTLEVFRLSGGQWLEQGTWSDNERVRAEPFEALELELGVLWLPEAKVT; encoded by the coding sequence ATGATTCAGGAGCCGTCAGCGGGCGCGGTGAGAGAGGAACGGGACACGGGAATGGGCCACGAGACGAAGCGCCCGGCGACGTACGAGGACCTGGTGGCGCTGCCGGAACACCAGGTAGGGCAGATTATCGACGGGGAACTGATTGCTCAGCCGAGGCCGGCCAGTCGGCATGCGCGGGCCAGCTTCAGGCTGGGCGGCGAGCTGTACAGCCCCTTCGAGCGAGGACGCGGTGGGCCTGGCGGGTGGCATCTGCTGGATGAGCCGGAGCTGCACCTCGGCGCGGACGTGCTGGTTCCGGACCTGGCGGGCTGGCGTCGGGACCGGATGCCGGAAGTCCCGGATACGCCCTACTTCACGCTGTCACCGGACTGGGTATGCGAGGTGCTGTCGCCTTCCACGGCTGCCCTGGACCGCTCGCGCAAGAAGCGCATCTACGCGCGGGAGGGCGTCGGGCACGTCTGGCTTGTGGACCCCCAGGCTCGGACGCTGGAGGTGTTCCGGCTGAGCGGGGGCCAGTGGCTCGAGCAGGGCACGTGGTCGGACAACGAGCGCGTCCGCGCCGAGCCTTTTGAGGCGCTGGAGCTGGAGCTCGGCGTGTTGTGGCTGCCGGAGGCGAAGGTGACGTGA
- a CDS encoding TonB-dependent receptor domain-containing protein encodes MRSSRSFAFVLSMFLLSAPVLADNNADEADIAFELGNDAYSKGQYAEALRSYFTSYRLVPNRNVLFNIARCFEALGKFNEAYRYYNDLLTEDLPKEDAAEVSRSVDRLRPKVALVRVTTNPKGADVYVDRMDLGSRGRSPQTLALTPGRHKIMVKKDGYRATEATLTLVRGRETDQTFDLTLITGGVEVTGMPEGAEIRDAPNGNILARVPGRVRLPPGQRVLHVRAPGYAPSQYVVDVPADGNVPVAVALRPQDRPTGRLVVTANRDGATVRVDGKPAGFTPTVVTLPEGEHTLEVESREVRPLRQTVKVVAEEEVKVHAELRYAPPPVRAASKSLVAVDEAPASTTVLTQEELRAFGWRTVAEAVAGVRGFYLTDDRTYTYMGVRGFSPPGDLNTRILILWDGHSMNDVWAGQGFAARDLSVDIHEVERIEVVRGPGSALYGTGAFFAVINVVPRESLGSDKHLEVTGAVGALGTTRGHATASWEDGNRSVLVSAGALTSTGADTTRLGTNGPIITGLDAERAAGGSLRARLGDLSFQAQFNVRNKELPTAPYGTVPGTEGNFVQDLRAFAEARYERQFTERFSLSVRGAFDVSRYEGTYVYPEEDGGARTEGGAADWLTGEARARIGLFEGNVFTLGVEGQAQLRVRQDAGDLPLETQARTLVSAYLLDEWKIHPRLSVSAGLRLDKYVDLDSTPITPRLAVIARPYERGLTKLVAGNAFRAPNVYELYYADGISQGAALNLRPETITTFELEHSHDLTDELRLTVAGYHNRISSLVQLTAEDSASGDCGTAACLRFMNTDGTTLAWGAEAGVHWQPGRWLMVDVSYSYVTLRNASEEVATAAPAHLVAGRMMLPIGAGDMRVATQAIYQSARPTGPGGADSGEALLVGFGLSGDYGPLRYFAGVHNLLDARYSLPVSDENSIAPVPQYGRTFTLQLTGTF; translated from the coding sequence ATGCGTTCCTCCCGTTCTTTCGCGTTCGTCCTCTCGATGTTCCTCCTGTCCGCGCCCGTGCTGGCGGACAACAACGCGGATGAAGCGGACATCGCGTTCGAGCTCGGCAACGATGCCTATTCCAAGGGGCAGTACGCCGAGGCGTTGCGCTCCTACTTCACCAGCTACCGCCTGGTGCCCAACCGGAACGTCCTCTTCAACATCGCCCGCTGCTTCGAGGCGCTGGGCAAGTTCAACGAGGCGTACCGCTACTACAACGACCTGCTCACCGAGGACCTGCCCAAGGAGGACGCCGCCGAGGTCTCCCGCTCCGTGGACCGACTCCGTCCCAAGGTCGCGCTGGTGCGCGTCACCACCAACCCCAAGGGCGCCGACGTCTACGTGGACCGCATGGACCTGGGCAGCCGGGGCCGCTCTCCGCAGACGCTCGCGCTGACGCCCGGCCGTCACAAAATCATGGTGAAGAAGGACGGCTACCGCGCCACGGAGGCCACGCTCACCCTGGTGCGCGGCCGTGAGACGGACCAGACCTTCGACCTCACTCTCATCACCGGCGGCGTGGAGGTGACGGGCATGCCGGAGGGCGCAGAGATTCGCGACGCCCCCAACGGGAACATCCTGGCCCGTGTGCCCGGCCGCGTGCGGCTGCCTCCCGGCCAGCGCGTGCTGCACGTGCGCGCCCCCGGCTATGCGCCCAGCCAGTACGTGGTGGACGTCCCCGCCGACGGCAACGTGCCTGTCGCCGTGGCGCTGCGTCCCCAGGACCGGCCCACCGGGCGGCTCGTCGTCACCGCCAACCGCGACGGCGCCACGGTGCGCGTGGATGGCAAGCCCGCCGGCTTCACCCCCACCGTCGTCACCCTCCCCGAAGGCGAGCACACGCTGGAGGTGGAGAGCCGCGAGGTGCGCCCGCTCCGCCAGACGGTGAAGGTGGTGGCCGAGGAAGAAGTGAAGGTCCACGCCGAGCTGCGCTACGCGCCGCCTCCGGTGCGCGCCGCATCGAAGAGCCTGGTCGCCGTCGACGAAGCGCCCGCCTCCACCACCGTGCTCACACAGGAGGAGCTGCGCGCCTTCGGCTGGCGCACCGTCGCCGAGGCCGTGGCCGGTGTGCGCGGCTTCTATCTCACCGACGACCGGACCTATACGTACATGGGCGTGCGCGGCTTCTCCCCGCCGGGCGACCTCAACACGCGCATCCTCATCCTCTGGGATGGCCACTCCATGAACGACGTCTGGGCCGGCCAGGGCTTCGCCGCCCGCGACCTCAGCGTGGACATCCATGAAGTGGAGCGCATCGAGGTGGTGCGCGGCCCTGGCAGCGCCCTGTACGGCACGGGCGCCTTCTTCGCCGTCATCAACGTGGTCCCCCGTGAGTCGCTGGGTTCGGACAAGCACCTGGAAGTCACGGGCGCGGTGGGCGCGCTCGGCACCACACGGGGACACGCCACCGCGTCGTGGGAGGACGGAAACCGGTCGGTGCTGGTGAGCGCCGGCGCCTTGACGTCCACGGGCGCGGACACCACCCGGCTGGGCACCAACGGTCCCATCATCACCGGGCTGGACGCGGAGCGCGCTGCCGGTGGCTCCCTCCGCGCCCGGCTGGGCGACCTGTCCTTCCAGGCCCAGTTCAACGTGCGCAACAAGGAGCTGCCCACCGCGCCCTATGGCACCGTGCCCGGCACGGAGGGCAACTTCGTGCAGGACCTGCGCGCCTTCGCCGAGGCCCGTTACGAGCGCCAGTTCACCGAGCGCTTCAGCCTGTCCGTGCGCGGCGCGTTCGACGTCAGCCGCTACGAGGGCACCTACGTCTACCCGGAGGAGGACGGCGGCGCCCGGACCGAGGGCGGCGCGGCGGACTGGCTCACCGGCGAGGCCCGCGCGCGCATCGGCCTGTTCGAGGGCAACGTCTTCACGCTCGGCGTGGAAGGCCAGGCGCAGCTTCGCGTCCGCCAGGACGCCGGTGATTTGCCCCTGGAGACGCAGGCGCGCACGCTGGTGTCCGCGTACCTGCTCGACGAGTGGAAGATCCACCCGCGGCTGAGCGTGTCGGCCGGTCTGCGCCTGGACAAGTACGTGGACCTGGACAGCACGCCCATCACCCCGCGCCTGGCCGTCATCGCCCGGCCCTACGAGCGGGGCCTCACCAAGCTGGTGGCGGGTAACGCCTTCCGCGCGCCCAACGTCTACGAGCTCTACTACGCGGACGGCATCTCCCAGGGCGCGGCGCTGAACCTGCGGCCGGAGACCATCACCACCTTCGAACTGGAGCACTCGCACGACCTGACGGACGAGCTGCGCCTCACTGTCGCCGGCTACCACAACCGCATCTCCAGCCTGGTGCAGCTCACCGCGGAGGACTCGGCTTCAGGCGACTGCGGCACCGCCGCCTGTCTGCGCTTCATGAACACCGACGGCACCACACTCGCCTGGGGCGCCGAGGCCGGCGTGCACTGGCAGCCGGGCCGCTGGCTGATGGTGGACGTGAGCTACTCCTACGTGACGCTGCGCAACGCCTCGGAGGAAGTGGCCACCGCGGCGCCCGCGCACCTGGTGGCGGGTCGGATGATGCTGCCCATTGGCGCCGGCGACATGCGCGTGGCCACCCAGGCCATCTACCAGAGCGCCCGGCCCACCGGCCCAGGCGGCGCGGACAGCGGCGAGGCACTGCTGGTGGGCTTCGGCCTGTCGGGTGACTACGGCCCCCTGCGCTACTTCGCCGGCGTGCACAACCTGCTGGACGCCCGTTACTCGCTGCCGGTGTCGGACGAGAACTCCATCGCACCCGTGCCCCAGTACGGCCGCACCTTCACGCTCCAGCTCACGGGGACTTTCTGA
- a CDS encoding GNAT family N-acetyltransferase, which translates to MTAGATFTFVHPGHPLYTGELELRFRVLREPLGYTRDDVAFPFEADSLHLVAHQEEVVLGCVLFNPEDAHGGRLFQMAVASHLQGKGLGARLVRTLEVELAQRGFTHVHLHARAPAVPFYERLGYAVFGDPYTEVGVPHRNMRKTLGA; encoded by the coding sequence GTGACGGCCGGCGCCACCTTCACCTTCGTCCACCCCGGGCATCCGCTCTACACGGGCGAGCTGGAGCTGCGCTTCCGCGTGCTGCGCGAGCCGCTCGGCTACACCCGTGACGACGTCGCCTTTCCCTTCGAGGCGGACAGCCTGCACCTGGTGGCGCACCAGGAGGAGGTGGTGCTCGGCTGCGTCCTCTTCAACCCCGAGGACGCCCACGGCGGACGGCTGTTCCAGATGGCCGTGGCCTCCCACCTTCAGGGGAAGGGGCTGGGTGCCCGGCTGGTGCGTACGCTGGAAGTGGAACTGGCGCAGCGTGGCTTCACCCATGTCCACCTGCACGCGCGCGCCCCAGCGGTCCCCTTCTATGAGCGGTTGGGCTACGCCGTCTTCGGCGACCCCTACACCGAGGTGGGCGTCCCCCACCGCAACATGCGCAAAACACTCGGGGCCTAG
- a CDS encoding helix-turn-helix domain-containing protein: protein MRNVQRFLARYRAGGLDGLKIQWAPGRTPLIPEALAPLILDWVRKGPRACGLKRANWTHAALADFLYQRTGIRVRETAMGDFCRRRGVRPYRPTYRFLRADAARQQRALEELREKNARPSEASLSC from the coding sequence GTGCGCAACGTCCAGCGCTTCCTGGCGCGCTACCGGGCAGGGGGCCTGGACGGGCTGAAGATTCAGTGGGCGCCGGGCAGAACGCCCCTGATTCCCGAGGCGCTCGCGCCCCTCATCCTGGACTGGGTGCGCAAGGGGCCCAGGGCGTGCGGCCTCAAGCGCGCCAATTGGACTCATGCGGCCCTGGCCGACTTCCTGTACCAGCGAACGGGCATCCGAGTGCGTGAGACGGCCATGGGCGACTTCTGCCGCCGCCGTGGCGTGCGCCCCTACCGGCCCACCTACCGCTTCCTGCGGGCCGATGCTGCACGCCAGCAGAGGGCGCTCGAGGAGTTGAGGGAAAAAAACGCCAGGCCCAGCGAGGCGTCATTGTCCTGCTGA
- a CDS encoding IS3 family transposase (programmed frameshift), whose translation MEKKTTEVAPEADGAEPGGRRRRYSAEEKLRMLSEAESPGSSVSLVARKYGVNPSQLFRWRQLKEAGSVSGLKAGEAVVPESEMQQLKAQVRELQRMLGKKTQEVEILRDAIALAREKKLLSPAAVEAGGHAVSAVSRVLGVSRSNLMRTPGPRRPRATDTDADHQALEELKAVVGQRATYGYRRAGAVLNRQRRQEGRPALNHKRVYRLMRQGRLLLQRHTGKPTRTHEGQVVTLKSNLRWCSDGFEVRCWNGEVVHVAFSLDCCDREAIAFQAAAQPPTSLTIQDLMAETLEARFGPGISKAPHPVEWLSDNGPVYTAKDTRDFGLSLGLRVCTTPAYSPQSNGMAESFVKTFKRDYVYVNELPSASHVLAQLPLWFDDYNRCHPHRGLKMKSPHEFRTANSHP comes from the exons ATGGAGAAGAAGACGACAGAGGTCGCCCCGGAGGCGGATGGTGCCGAGCCAGGAGGACGGCGGCGCCGTTACTCGGCAGAGGAGAAGCTGCGGATGCTCTCCGAGGCAGAGTCGCCCGGCAGCAGTGTGTCGCTGGTGGCGCGCAAGTACGGCGTCAACCCCAGCCAGTTGTTCCGCTGGAGGCAGCTGAAGGAGGCCGGCAGCGTGTCGGGGCTGAAGGCCGGCGAGGCCGTGGTGCCCGAGTCCGAGATGCAGCAACTCAAGGCGCAGGTGCGCGAGTTGCAGCGGATGTTGGGCAAGAAGACGCAGGAGGTGGAAATCCTGCGGGACGCGATTGCCCTGGCGCGCGAAAAAAAACTGCTGTCGCCCGCGGCC GTCGAAGCTGGAGGGCATGCTGTGAGTGCGGTGTCTCGGGTGCTGGGCGTCTCTCGCTCCAACCTGATGCGCACTCCGGGACCTCGGCGGCCCCGGGCGACCGACACCGATGCCGACCACCAGGCGCTGGAGGAACTCAAGGCCGTTGTCGGCCAACGCGCCACCTACGGGTACCGCCGAGCCGGCGCCGTCCTCAACCGGCAGCGCCGCCAGGAGGGCAGGCCCGCCCTCAACCACAAGCGCGTCTACCGTCTCATGCGCCAAGGCCGCCTGCTGCTGCAACGGCATACCGGCAAGCCGACGCGTACTCATGAGGGCCAGGTCGTCACCCTCAAGTCCAACCTGCGGTGGTGCAGCGACGGCTTCGAGGTGCGTTGCTGGAATGGCGAAGTCGTTCACGTCGCCTTCAGCCTCGACTGCTGCGACAGGGAGGCCATCGCCTTCCAGGCCGCCGCCCAGCCTCCCACCTCGCTCACCATCCAGGACCTCATGGCCGAGACGCTCGAAGCCCGCTTCGGCCCGGGCATCTCAAAGGCGCCTCACCCGGTGGAGTGGCTGTCTGACAACGGCCCCGTCTACACCGCCAAGGACACCCGTGACTTCGGCCTCAGCCTCGGCCTGCGGGTGTGCACCACGCCCGCCTACTCCCCCCAGAGCAACGGCATGGCCGAGTCCTTCGTGAAGACCTTCAAGCGCGACTACGTCTACGTCAACGAACTGCCCTCGGCCTCACACGTCCTCGCCCAATTGCCCCTCTGGTTCGACGACTACAACCGCTGCCACCCGCACCGCGGGCTGAAGATGAAGTCACCCCACGAGTTCCGTACTGCTAACTCTCATCCCTGA
- a CDS encoding alcohol dehydrogenase yields the protein MARKMKAVQVMQAKGPLEVVERDVPEPGPGQVLIAVNACGVCHSDAITKEGWMPVQYPRVPGHEVVGRIDKVGPGVTAWKAGQHVGVGWHGGHCGQCPACRVGDFVTCDFQQICGITYDGGYAEYMLAPQEALARVPDGMKSEDAAPLLCAGVTTFNSLRNMGAKPGSLVAVQGIGGLGHLAIQFARKLGYRTVAISRGADKRKLATELGAHEYIDTEKGEVGKALHALGGARVIMMTASSNSLVADMIGGLGRDGVLLLLGAGAEPIPVTSLQLIMKRQRVQGWPSGIPQDSQDTMDFSALTGVRSQNEVFPLERAGEAFERMMSNHARFRVVLKMR from the coding sequence ATGGCCAGGAAGATGAAAGCGGTGCAGGTGATGCAGGCGAAGGGCCCACTCGAAGTCGTGGAGCGGGACGTCCCCGAGCCCGGCCCCGGACAGGTGCTCATCGCCGTGAATGCGTGTGGTGTCTGCCACAGCGATGCGATTACCAAGGAGGGGTGGATGCCCGTGCAGTACCCGCGGGTGCCCGGTCATGAAGTGGTGGGCCGCATCGACAAGGTGGGGCCCGGGGTGACGGCGTGGAAGGCGGGTCAGCACGTGGGCGTGGGCTGGCACGGGGGCCACTGCGGCCAGTGCCCCGCGTGCCGCGTGGGCGACTTCGTCACCTGCGACTTCCAGCAAATCTGCGGCATCACCTACGACGGCGGCTACGCCGAATACATGCTCGCGCCCCAGGAGGCCCTGGCCCGAGTCCCGGACGGCATGAAGTCCGAGGACGCCGCGCCGCTCTTGTGCGCGGGCGTGACGACGTTCAACTCCCTGCGGAACATGGGCGCGAAGCCGGGCTCCCTGGTGGCGGTGCAAGGCATTGGCGGCCTGGGGCACCTGGCCATCCAGTTCGCGCGCAAGCTGGGCTACCGCACCGTGGCCATCTCGCGCGGGGCGGACAAGCGGAAGCTGGCGACGGAGCTGGGCGCCCATGAATACATCGACACGGAGAAGGGCGAGGTGGGCAAGGCGCTCCATGCCCTGGGCGGCGCGCGCGTCATCATGATGACCGCGTCGAGCAACAGCCTGGTGGCGGACATGATTGGCGGCCTGGGCCGCGACGGCGTCCTGCTCTTGCTGGGCGCGGGCGCGGAGCCCATTCCCGTCACCAGCCTGCAACTCATCATGAAGCGCCAGCGCGTCCAGGGCTGGCCCAGCGGCATTCCCCAGGACTCGCAGGACACCATGGACTTCAGCGCGCTCACGGGCGTGCGCTCCCAGAACGAGGTGTTTCCCCTGGAGCGCGCTGGCGAGGCCTTCGAGCGAATGATGAGCAACCACGCCCGCTTTCGAGTGGTGCTCAAGATGCGATGA